From one Burkholderia latens genomic stretch:
- a CDS encoding sodium:calcium antiporter: MTLMLVELAFMLLVILVAAELFTNALEHLGERLKISEGVTGSLFAAVGTALPETMVPLLALAGGTSNAAVNEEIGVGAILGAPLMLATLTTFLMTLAVIGSRGLGGTIAPERTGFVRDLNYFIAAFALATIAMFVPHHVWAVRALLAAMLVGIYALYVVMTFRASTQLVDAGHGTEAPHAMFLSRVGLPTNLATIALQLAIGVALLVGGAKGFIHGVEGVSHLLGISALLLSLIIVPIATELPEKVNSVLWIRRRKDTLAFGNITGAMVFQGTLLPAIGIMLTPWEPRPEVLTGVVITLAAAVWLRVNARARGLAIWALLANGAGYAGYLFVTLTR; the protein is encoded by the coding sequence ATGACGTTGATGCTCGTCGAACTGGCGTTCATGCTGCTCGTCATCCTGGTCGCCGCCGAACTCTTCACCAATGCGCTCGAACATCTCGGTGAACGGCTGAAGATCTCCGAAGGCGTGACCGGTTCGCTGTTCGCGGCGGTCGGCACCGCGCTGCCCGAAACGATGGTGCCGCTGCTCGCGCTCGCGGGCGGCACGTCGAACGCGGCCGTGAACGAGGAAATCGGTGTCGGCGCGATTCTCGGCGCGCCGCTGATGCTCGCGACGTTGACCACCTTCCTGATGACGCTCGCGGTGATCGGCTCGCGCGGGCTCGGCGGTACGATTGCGCCCGAGCGCACCGGCTTCGTGCGCGACCTGAACTACTTCATCGCCGCGTTCGCACTCGCGACGATCGCGATGTTCGTCCCGCATCACGTGTGGGCCGTCCGCGCGCTGCTCGCCGCGATGCTCGTCGGCATCTACGCGCTGTACGTCGTGATGACGTTCCGCGCGTCGACGCAACTCGTCGATGCCGGGCACGGCACCGAAGCGCCGCACGCGATGTTCCTGTCACGCGTCGGGCTGCCGACGAACCTTGCGACCATTGCGCTGCAGCTCGCAATCGGCGTCGCGCTGCTCGTCGGCGGTGCGAAGGGCTTCATTCACGGCGTCGAGGGCGTGTCGCATCTGCTCGGCATCTCGGCGCTGCTGCTGTCGCTGATCATCGTGCCGATCGCGACGGAGTTGCCGGAGAAGGTCAACAGCGTGCTGTGGATCCGCCGTCGGAAGGACACGCTCGCGTTCGGCAACATCACCGGCGCGATGGTATTCCAGGGCACGCTGCTGCCGGCGATCGGCATCATGCTGACGCCGTGGGAGCCGCGCCCGGAAGTGTTGACCGGCGTGGTCATCACGCTCGCCGCGGCGGTCTGGCTGCGCGTCAATGCGCGTGCGCGCGGGCTGGCGATCTGGGCGCTGCTCGCGAACGGCGCCGGGTATGCCGGTTATCTGTTCGTGACGCTGACGCGCTGA
- a CDS encoding ExeM/NucH family extracellular endonuclease, with protein MRSTIRLFAPLLLLPMLTDPAFAATAAPVSPNCGGSTTPIADIQGPGATSPLAGQNVSIEAVVTADFGGTDGFGGFFVQQADAQRRNQPGVSEGLFVYAPKTRAQAGDLVHVTGKVEEKYGQTQLTLAGAIAVCANGQTVTPATLTLPVDSPATFAAYEGMRVRLPQTLTVTENYELGRYGSVMLSNGRLRTPTSVAPPSQAQAQIEANARNRLILDDGSNKQNPASVPYPAPGLSAANTLRSGYTVRDVEGVLEVRYGAWRVQPLPGAAAPAFDTRSNPRTNAPARDPKANLRVASFNVLNYFNGNGLGGGFDDPNNRGAKNYQEFQRQEAKIVSALKGLNADVIGLMEIQNNGYGELGAVRQLAAKLGSHWRVVDPGTSRLGGDAIAVAMIYDSRTVEPVGRAATLAIDDKNRQPLAQSFRRIGGKQALTIAVNHLKSKNCPDAANDDLDQGDGQGCWNPTRTRAAAKLADWLAVAPTGVAGQGTLLIGDFNSYTFEDPIRLLESRGYRNLVARWIGANAYSYVYNGEAGYLDHALASLPLASHVKAVHEWHINADEPLALQYTLAYKSAEQQKTYYAPDAYRSSDHDPVLIDIALPGGGR; from the coding sequence ATGCGCTCGACAATCCGCCTGTTTGCCCCGCTATTGCTGCTGCCCATGCTGACCGATCCGGCCTTCGCCGCCACGGCCGCCCCCGTCAGCCCGAACTGCGGCGGCAGCACGACGCCGATCGCCGACATTCAGGGGCCGGGCGCGACGTCGCCGCTCGCCGGGCAGAACGTATCGATCGAAGCGGTCGTCACCGCCGACTTCGGCGGCACCGACGGCTTCGGCGGCTTCTTCGTCCAGCAGGCCGATGCGCAGCGCCGCAATCAGCCGGGCGTGTCCGAAGGGCTGTTCGTCTATGCGCCGAAAACGCGCGCGCAGGCCGGCGATCTCGTGCACGTGACGGGCAAGGTCGAGGAGAAATACGGGCAGACGCAGCTCACGCTGGCCGGCGCGATCGCGGTGTGCGCGAACGGGCAGACGGTCACGCCGGCGACGCTCACGCTGCCGGTCGACAGCCCCGCCACGTTCGCCGCGTATGAGGGGATGCGAGTGCGCCTGCCGCAGACGCTGACCGTCACCGAGAACTACGAGCTCGGCCGCTACGGCAGCGTGATGCTGAGCAACGGCCGCCTGCGCACACCGACGAGCGTGGCGCCGCCGTCGCAGGCGCAAGCGCAGATCGAAGCGAACGCACGCAACCGGCTGATCCTCGACGACGGATCCAACAAGCAGAACCCGGCGAGCGTCCCGTATCCGGCGCCGGGACTGTCGGCTGCGAACACGCTGCGCTCGGGTTATACGGTGCGCGACGTCGAAGGCGTGCTCGAAGTGCGGTACGGCGCCTGGCGCGTGCAGCCGCTGCCGGGCGCGGCCGCGCCGGCGTTCGACACGCGTTCGAACCCGCGCACCAATGCGCCGGCGCGCGATCCGAAAGCGAATCTGCGCGTCGCATCGTTCAACGTGCTCAACTACTTCAACGGCAACGGGCTCGGCGGCGGCTTCGACGATCCGAACAACCGCGGTGCGAAGAATTACCAGGAATTCCAGCGTCAGGAAGCAAAGATCGTCAGCGCGCTGAAGGGGTTGAACGCGGACGTGATCGGCCTGATGGAAATCCAGAACAACGGCTACGGCGAACTCGGCGCGGTGCGTCAGCTCGCGGCAAAGCTGGGCAGTCATTGGCGCGTCGTCGATCCGGGCACGTCGCGGCTGGGCGGCGATGCGATCGCGGTCGCGATGATCTACGACAGCCGGACGGTCGAGCCGGTCGGCCGCGCGGCAACGCTCGCGATCGACGACAAGAACCGCCAGCCGCTCGCGCAATCGTTCCGCCGCATCGGCGGCAAGCAGGCGCTGACGATCGCGGTCAACCACCTCAAGTCGAAGAACTGCCCGGACGCGGCAAACGACGATCTCGACCAGGGCGACGGCCAGGGCTGCTGGAACCCGACGCGCACGCGTGCGGCCGCGAAGCTGGCGGACTGGCTCGCGGTTGCGCCGACAGGCGTCGCGGGGCAGGGCACGCTGCTGATCGGCGATTTCAACAGCTACACGTTTGAAGACCCGATCCGCCTGCTCGAATCGCGCGGCTACCGCAATCTCGTCGCGCGCTGGATCGGCGCGAACGCGTACAGCTACGTGTACAACGGCGAAGCCGGCTATCTCGATCACGCGCTCGCATCGCTGCCGCTCGCGTCGCACGTGAAGGCCGTGCACGAATGGCACATCAACGCGGACGAACCGCTCGCGCTGCAGTACACGCTCGCGTACAAGTCGGCCGAGCAGCAGAAGACGTACTACGCGCCGGATGCGTATCGGTCGTCGGATCACGATCCGGTGCTGATCGATATCGCGCTGCCGGGCGGCGGGCGCTGA
- a CDS encoding S10 family serine carboxypeptidase-like protein codes for MKPDRSSAGIRRGRRGRLTGLGALTAMTLALAGCGGDDSSSVGASSVAQATASQQASAQQAAANQTPASNQPYVDPVAYSMNATDGLAPAQVSEKAAVMHYQWKSGGTTVNYTTTTGHLTAQDANGNAEASMSYVAYTAPSTNGKPRPVTFVYNGGPGSSSIWLRLGSFAPTRVATPDPLFGSNWPNYPLVDNAESLIDTTDLVFIDPPGTGLSEAVLPNTNQKYWSSDADVNIMRDFIQRYLNVNGRGSSPIYLYGESYGTPRTDMLALALESAGVHLTGIVLQSAILNYFADAVEAVAITQSTEGLLLDTDTVAGYLPGYAAVAEYFNQVSPAPVNPYLYALQTELFTTLIYNQLQRYSQSWVLSQLGIPDALGTPVFPSDATLRLWSVPSSLTLQALRGYFNANPFGTSLLPGTTIGRYDGRVSLPNSDPRLQTDGDPSDILISQPFTNALATQMPDYLGYTAPNATYLPLNDNIIEVWDFSHDGQPMPDTIPDLLGALQLNPKLHVLAENGLHDLATPFFNTEKQLARLQTVKGLNPKLQVNFFQGGHMTYLDDVARPQMKRDLTLFYQGGRIPTALTLRTLPPPWPDENPAGTPTGSTPGGTAATTLAVAP; via the coding sequence ATGAAACCAGACAGGAGCAGTGCCGGCATCCGCCGCGGGCGTCGCGGCCGGCTGACCGGGCTAGGCGCATTGACCGCGATGACACTCGCGCTCGCGGGCTGTGGCGGCGACGATTCGTCGTCGGTGGGCGCATCGAGCGTCGCGCAGGCCACCGCGAGCCAGCAGGCCAGCGCGCAACAGGCGGCCGCCAATCAGACGCCGGCGTCCAACCAGCCTTACGTCGACCCGGTCGCGTATTCGATGAACGCGACTGACGGCCTCGCGCCCGCGCAGGTATCCGAGAAGGCGGCGGTGATGCATTACCAGTGGAAGTCCGGCGGCACGACGGTCAACTACACGACGACCACCGGCCACCTGACCGCGCAGGACGCGAACGGCAACGCGGAAGCATCGATGTCCTACGTCGCGTACACCGCGCCGAGCACGAACGGCAAGCCGCGGCCCGTCACGTTCGTCTATAACGGCGGCCCCGGTTCGTCGTCGATCTGGTTGCGGCTCGGCTCGTTCGCGCCGACGCGCGTCGCGACGCCCGATCCGCTGTTCGGCAGCAACTGGCCGAACTATCCGCTCGTCGACAACGCGGAAAGCCTGATCGATACGACCGATCTCGTGTTCATCGACCCGCCCGGCACCGGGCTGTCGGAAGCCGTGTTGCCGAACACGAACCAGAAGTACTGGAGTTCGGACGCGGACGTGAACATCATGCGCGACTTCATTCAGCGCTACCTGAACGTGAACGGCCGTGGGTCGTCGCCGATCTACCTGTACGGCGAATCGTACGGCACGCCGCGTACCGACATGCTCGCGCTCGCGCTCGAATCGGCCGGTGTGCACCTGACGGGGATCGTGCTGCAGTCCGCGATCCTTAACTACTTCGCGGATGCGGTGGAAGCGGTCGCGATCACGCAGTCGACCGAAGGGTTGCTGCTCGACACCGATACCGTGGCCGGCTATCTGCCGGGCTACGCGGCCGTCGCCGAGTACTTCAACCAGGTGTCGCCGGCGCCGGTCAACCCGTATCTGTACGCGCTGCAGACGGAACTGTTCACGACGCTGATCTACAACCAGCTGCAGCGATACTCGCAATCGTGGGTGCTGAGCCAGCTCGGCATTCCGGATGCGCTCGGCACGCCGGTGTTCCCGAGCGATGCGACGCTGAGGCTGTGGTCGGTGCCGTCGAGCCTGACGCTGCAGGCGCTGCGCGGCTACTTCAACGCGAATCCGTTCGGCACGAGCCTGCTGCCGGGCACCACGATCGGCCGTTACGACGGACGCGTGTCGTTGCCGAATTCGGACCCGCGGCTGCAGACGGACGGCGACCCGTCGGACATCCTGATCTCGCAGCCGTTCACGAACGCGCTTGCGACGCAGATGCCCGACTACCTCGGTTACACCGCGCCGAACGCGACCTACCTGCCATTGAACGACAACATCATCGAGGTGTGGGACTTCTCGCATGACGGCCAGCCGATGCCCGACACGATCCCCGATCTGCTCGGTGCGCTGCAGCTGAATCCGAAGCTCCACGTGCTCGCGGAGAACGGGCTGCACGACCTCGCGACGCCGTTCTTCAATACCGAGAAGCAGCTCGCGCGTCTGCAGACGGTGAAGGGGCTGAACCCGAAGCTGCAGGTGAACTTCTTCCAGGGCGGGCACATGACGTATCTGGATGACGTCGCCCGTCCGCAGATGAAGCGCGACCTGACGCTGTTCTATCAGGGCGGGCGGATTCCGACCGCGCTGACGCTGCGCACGCTGCCGCCGCCGTGGCCGGACGAGAACCCGGCCGGCACGCCGACCGGCAGCACGCCGGGCGGCACGGCCGCGACGACGCTGGCGGTCGCACCTTGA
- a CDS encoding 2-oxoglutarate dehydrogenase, which produces MSLLNLMRHMSLSIVVGAVTSSAYALPPQAVAPVKLPHGAHGVDGPFFPSTRAAPVLPSTGATLQQQAQKRIDARLGGNTVLSNGAAVTKAQAQSSGLGFVAKHFDEIDAKHTGRVTMSDVRQFIQQRQVQAQQEQQDQQE; this is translated from the coding sequence ATGTCTCTACTCAACTTGATGCGGCATATGTCTTTGTCGATCGTCGTCGGTGCAGTGACGAGCAGCGCCTACGCGCTGCCGCCGCAGGCGGTCGCGCCGGTGAAGCTGCCGCACGGCGCGCACGGCGTCGACGGTCCGTTCTTTCCTTCGACCCGCGCGGCGCCGGTGCTGCCGTCGACCGGCGCGACGCTGCAGCAGCAGGCGCAAAAGCGGATCGATGCGCGGCTCGGCGGCAACACGGTGCTGAGCAACGGCGCGGCGGTGACGAAGGCGCAGGCGCAGAGCAGCGGGCTCGGGTTCGTCGCGAAGCACTTCGACGAGATCGATGCGAAACACACCGGTCGCGTAACGATGAGCGACGTGCGGCAGTTCATCCAGCAGCGGCAGGTGCAGGCGCAACAGGAACAGCAGGACCAGCAGGAGTGA